Proteins co-encoded in one Spirosoma endbachense genomic window:
- a CDS encoding ATP-binding protein, which yields MEVNSLHKILKRQINRHLTPDCLEHDRFQQFIQAVNESYLNFDRDKELLEHSASLNEREYTDINEKLKEEVSQRRQSVDKLIESIHLIEVPEGEPIADFDTNNLVGLVGFLQRQIEYRKTIEDELRSAKEVAENATQAKSDFLSMMSHEIRTPLNGIVGMTYLMMQEEVPPALTENLKTLQFSIEHLQALINDILDFSKIEAGKVELEEVNFDLKHLVSNIKRAQQAKAQENGNRIRLMIDDDIPDTLIGDSLRIGQVLTNLVSNAIKFTHKGTITIELSLEHRTEEHASIYVSVQDTGIGIAPDKQEAIFTMFTQANSATTRKFGGTGLGLVITKKLLELHGSPIHIESEEGKGATFSFTLNLPISQSAAPLVSTPDAVDNKTLRGLKILLVEDYPVNVKVALKFLTMWGIEVDTAENGLLAVNKCHDNRFDLVLMDLQMPVMDGYTAAQEIRKINGELPIIALTASATFSNKDRAVEVGMVDYVTKPFNPKDLFSKIAKYSQRQISV from the coding sequence CAGGCTGTCAATGAGTCGTATCTTAATTTTGATCGGGACAAAGAATTACTCGAACATTCGGCATCACTGAATGAGCGGGAGTATACAGATATAAACGAGAAATTAAAAGAAGAGGTAAGTCAGCGTCGTCAGTCGGTTGACAAATTGATTGAGTCGATTCATTTGATCGAAGTTCCTGAAGGCGAGCCTATTGCTGATTTCGATACGAACAATCTGGTTGGTCTGGTTGGGTTTCTGCAACGCCAGATCGAATACCGGAAAACGATTGAAGACGAGTTGCGGAGCGCAAAAGAAGTTGCCGAAAATGCCACGCAGGCCAAGTCGGATTTCCTGTCGATGATGAGCCACGAAATTCGGACACCTCTCAATGGAATTGTTGGCATGACCTACCTGATGATGCAGGAAGAAGTGCCGCCTGCATTGACCGAGAATCTTAAAACGCTCCAGTTTTCAATTGAGCACTTACAGGCACTGATCAACGATATTCTGGATTTTAGTAAAATTGAAGCCGGAAAAGTTGAGCTGGAAGAAGTAAACTTCGATCTTAAACACCTGGTTTCGAATATTAAACGGGCTCAGCAGGCCAAAGCCCAGGAAAATGGCAATCGAATTCGATTAATGATCGACGACGATATTCCTGATACGCTCATTGGTGATTCACTGCGGATCGGGCAGGTATTAACGAACCTCGTATCCAATGCTATCAAGTTTACGCATAAAGGTACGATTACAATCGAACTGTCGCTGGAGCACCGAACCGAAGAACATGCTTCGATCTATGTTTCCGTTCAGGATACGGGTATTGGCATTGCTCCGGATAAACAGGAGGCAATCTTTACGATGTTTACGCAGGCCAACTCGGCTACAACCCGCAAGTTTGGCGGAACGGGGCTGGGGCTGGTCATCACTAAAAAACTACTGGAGCTTCACGGTAGCCCCATTCATATCGAGAGCGAAGAAGGAAAGGGAGCAACGTTTTCGTTTACCCTGAATTTGCCAATTAGTCAGAGTGCGGCTCCGTTGGTATCAACACCCGATGCCGTTGACAATAAAACGCTGAGGGGATTAAAGATTTTATTGGTTGAAGATTATCCCGTCAATGTGAAGGTTGCCCTTAAGTTCCTGACTATGTGGGGTATTGAGGTTGATACCGCCGAGAATGGACTACTCGCCGTTAATAAATGCCATGATAATCGCTTTGATCTGGTATTGATGGATTTGCAGATGCCAGTTATGGACGGTTATACCGCAGCCCAGGAAATCAGGAAAATAAACGGCGAGTTACCAATCATTGCGCTGACCGCATCGGCTACGTTTAGTAATAAAGACCGGGCTGTAGAAGTCGGTATGGTCGATTATGTGACGAAACCGTTTAATCCAAAGGATTTGTTTTCTAAAATTGCCAAATACAGCCAGCGCCAGATTAGTGTATAG
- a CDS encoding SdrD B-like domain-containing protein: MRYFIVIGLVFIGQTIRAYAPEKEPAPKALGIGNLVFLDFNRNGIQDTGEPGVANVRVRLYQRGIERAQLLTDSNGQYDFTSANVSTGLLPNTAYEVRILPGDFPTDLKLTKPVQGGNPERDSDAQLIGGHAVIFVTTNNGDIPNDSYDIGFVAGNPDLLVSKLADSQQVVMGGSATFTIQISNTGSGAATNVVLSDTLDAGLAYVSSSPAATTVAFGETRILTWYLGTLTPGAVSTITVTTTVQKEGVLYNTTYATTTDTENSLANNAGSTCVTVPIMLCAESQYVANLPAQYVDVQWYKDGGTTPVGSGNSFTIVAAGNYTFTSTDGAGCTANGCCPIIVEEGMVPSLTITPDSPVICAGQSTSLAVSGCSAGSLLWSENAASATTATVVVAPATTTVYSVTCTPTAYGSCPGVTSTTVTVSPSVTATLSSATICNGTSATLIATGGSSYAFSDGTANSTGVLVVSPTVNDSRLYSVTVTSG; encoded by the coding sequence ATGAGGTACTTCATAGTGATCGGCCTGGTATTTATTGGCCAGACGATCCGGGCATACGCGCCTGAAAAAGAACCAGCGCCTAAGGCATTAGGGATCGGTAATCTCGTTTTTCTGGATTTTAACCGAAACGGTATTCAGGATACCGGCGAACCTGGAGTTGCCAATGTTCGTGTCCGGTTGTATCAGCGGGGCATCGAACGAGCCCAGCTACTGACCGATTCCAATGGTCAATACGATTTTACCAGTGCCAATGTATCGACCGGATTATTGCCCAATACGGCCTACGAAGTACGAATACTACCGGGTGATTTTCCCACGGATCTAAAATTGACGAAGCCAGTTCAGGGCGGTAACCCGGAACGGGATAGTGATGCTCAGCTTATTGGCGGGCATGCTGTAATTTTCGTCACAACCAATAATGGCGATATACCCAACGATTCGTATGATATTGGCTTCGTTGCTGGTAATCCTGATTTATTAGTTAGTAAGCTGGCTGATAGCCAGCAGGTTGTGATGGGAGGAAGTGCTACTTTTACTATTCAGATCAGTAATACCGGAAGTGGAGCGGCTACGAATGTAGTACTAAGTGACACACTTGATGCGGGATTGGCGTATGTTTCGTCATCGCCTGCTGCAACAACGGTTGCCTTTGGGGAAACCCGGATTCTCACCTGGTACCTGGGTACACTCACACCGGGCGCTGTGTCTACTATAACGGTCACAACGACAGTACAGAAAGAAGGGGTGTTATACAATACCACCTATGCGACAACGACTGACACTGAAAATAGTCTGGCTAATAATGCGGGTAGTACCTGTGTTACAGTTCCAATCATGCTTTGTGCGGAAAGTCAGTATGTAGCTAATCTACCTGCTCAATATGTTGATGTTCAGTGGTATAAAGACGGAGGAACAACGCCTGTAGGAAGCGGAAACAGTTTTACCATTGTCGCTGCCGGAAATTACACATTTACATCGACTGATGGTGCCGGTTGTACGGCCAATGGCTGCTGTCCGATTATTGTAGAAGAAGGGATGGTACCATCGCTTACCATTACGCCCGATAGTCCAGTTATTTGTGCCGGACAAAGTACAAGCTTAGCCGTATCCGGCTGCAGTGCTGGTTCATTACTTTGGAGTGAGAATGCTGCGAGTGCGACTACAGCAACTGTTGTCGTAGCACCTGCAACCACGACTGTATACTCGGTAACCTGTACACCAACAGCGTATGGTTCATGCCCCGGCGTGACCTCAACTACAGTGACGGTCAGTCCATCGGTGACGGCTACGCTAAGCAGTGCAACGATTTGTAATGGCACATCGGCCACGTTGATAGCTACCGGTGGTAGTAGTTACGCCTTCAGTGATGGCACTGCCAATTCGACGGGTGTTCTGGTGGTTTCTCCGACCGTAAACGATTCAAGGTTGTATTCGGTGACGGTGACCTCTGGATAA
- a CDS encoding winged helix-turn-helix transcriptional regulator, producing MANTRKNKDFNPNNCPVTHCLNRIGGKWKIMIIYAISKKCNRFSMLQRAMPDISKQMLVNQLRELEEDKIIERIIYAEIPPRVEYKITEYGQSLMPVIYVMQEWGLNDLKKSVKRNTGY from the coding sequence ATGGCAAATACGAGAAAAAATAAGGATTTCAATCCTAATAATTGCCCGGTAACGCACTGCTTAAATAGAATTGGCGGGAAGTGGAAGATTATGATAATCTATGCGATCAGTAAAAAATGCAACCGCTTTAGTATGCTACAGCGGGCCATGCCTGACATTAGCAAGCAAATGCTGGTCAATCAACTGAGAGAACTGGAAGAGGATAAAATTATTGAGCGAATTATTTATGCCGAAATCCCACCGCGGGTAGAATATAAGATCACTGAATACGGCCAATCACTGATGCCCGTTATTTATGTGATGCAGGAGTGGGGTTTGAACGATTTGAAAAAATCAGTGAAGAGAAATACAGGGTATTGA
- a CDS encoding LytR/AlgR family response regulator transcription factor produces MNVVIIEDENLTAKRLESLLHKYDPTINVLTRLPSVAETVVWLEQSDRAAIDLVFMDIHLEDDLGFRIFEQADLTTPVIFTTAYDEYMIQAFKVNSIDYLLKPINYDELVAAIEKFKALKKQFGQASPPAPDMDTLLNLIGKSKHTDYKDRFMITVGNKIRSISTSDIAYFYLEEKIVFLVTKDGLNLPVDYSLDRLTQVLNPRQFFRISRQFLVSLPAIQTIHTFSAGKLKLDLSPKSKHEVFVSGDRMTEFKEWLGK; encoded by the coding sequence ATGAACGTTGTTATCATTGAAGACGAAAACCTGACGGCTAAACGGCTGGAAAGTCTTCTTCACAAATACGATCCGACGATCAATGTATTGACCCGACTACCATCGGTAGCCGAAACTGTGGTATGGCTGGAGCAATCTGACCGGGCCGCCATTGACCTGGTGTTTATGGACATTCACCTGGAAGATGATCTTGGTTTTCGGATTTTTGAGCAGGCGGATCTGACCACGCCGGTCATTTTCACGACCGCCTACGACGAATACATGATTCAGGCTTTCAAGGTAAACAGTATCGATTATCTGCTCAAGCCAATCAATTACGACGAATTGGTAGCCGCCATCGAGAAATTCAAGGCGCTGAAAAAACAGTTTGGTCAGGCCAGTCCCCCCGCTCCGGATATGGATACGCTGCTCAATTTAATTGGCAAATCGAAGCATACCGATTATAAAGATCGGTTTATGATTACGGTTGGGAATAAAATCCGAAGTATTAGCACATCCGACATTGCTTATTTTTATCTCGAAGAGAAAATCGTATTTCTGGTCACCAAAGATGGCCTGAACCTTCCTGTTGATTATAGCCTGGACAGGCTCACCCAGGTCCTCAACCCACGCCAGTTTTTCCGGATCAGTCGCCAGTTTCTGGTGTCACTGCCTGCAATTCAGACGATTCATACATTTTCGGCTGGCAAACTCAAGCTTGACCTTAGTCCGAAATCAAAACACGAAGTGTTTGTCAGTGGTGATCGAATGACGGAATTTAAAGAGTGGCTGGGTAAATAA
- a CDS encoding sensor histidine kinase — protein sequence MTYRLTNRQKWQLAISVFVIYWPIRLYINVSTFSWALILRNIPFWILETIMSVLFFYAWINVTEWLQKWLFNRFGEGFLIEFRIPTQLATLAIASALAVVFNFGFYMLWHSVDDTLQRGFGIIREQEARPQRTQPTPAVSEERRKRSDQRRRVNNGMTVMAMLSAFYLAANRRAYSRLEDVQVRAERLEKENIQAQFAALKSQVNPHFLFNSLSILSSLVHADAELSEKFIDQLSRAYRYILEQKDNERVLLKTELEFIQAYRFLLNIRFENKFDVVINVPESDQTRYSIAPLTLQLLVENAVKHNRMSTREPLHVHIQLEGDCLLIQNNLQPRPQSETSTGVGLQNIITRYALLTEQPVWVGENEGTFIVKIPLLT from the coding sequence ATGACCTACCGTCTGACGAATCGACAAAAATGGCAACTCGCAATTAGCGTATTTGTCATTTATTGGCCTATTCGACTGTATATCAATGTATCGACGTTTAGCTGGGCTCTCATTCTACGCAATATTCCATTCTGGATATTGGAAACCATAATGAGCGTTCTATTCTTCTATGCGTGGATCAACGTAACGGAGTGGCTGCAAAAATGGCTCTTTAACCGTTTCGGAGAAGGTTTTCTGATTGAATTCAGAATACCGACTCAATTGGCAACACTGGCCATTGCCAGTGCACTGGCCGTTGTTTTTAACTTTGGTTTTTACATGCTCTGGCATAGTGTCGACGATACGTTACAGCGTGGTTTTGGGATCATTCGCGAACAGGAAGCTCGCCCTCAGCGCACCCAACCTACCCCGGCCGTATCGGAAGAACGCCGTAAACGAAGCGACCAACGCCGGCGAGTCAACAACGGCATGACCGTAATGGCCATGTTATCAGCATTTTACCTGGCAGCAAACCGTAGGGCCTACAGTCGGCTGGAGGATGTGCAGGTCCGGGCCGAACGGCTGGAAAAAGAGAATATTCAGGCACAGTTCGCGGCTCTTAAAAGTCAGGTCAACCCACACTTTCTGTTCAATAGCCTAAGTATTTTATCGTCTTTAGTTCACGCTGATGCCGAATTGTCCGAAAAATTCATCGATCAGTTGTCAAGAGCGTATCGCTATATTCTGGAGCAAAAAGACAACGAACGAGTGCTTCTCAAAACCGAACTGGAGTTCATTCAGGCTTATCGGTTTTTACTGAATATTCGCTTTGAAAACAAGTTCGACGTTGTTATTAACGTGCCCGAATCCGATCAGACCCGTTATAGTATTGCCCCACTAACCCTACAATTGCTGGTTGAAAACGCAGTGAAGCACAACCGTATGTCCACCAGGGAGCCACTACACGTACATATTCAGCTTGAAGGCGATTGCCTGCTTATTCAAAATAATCTTCAACCCCGCCCACAATCTGAAACCTCAACTGGTGTAGGTTTGCAGAATATCATTACCCGATATGCGCTACTCACCGAGCAGCCTGTTTGGGTTGGCGAGAATGAAGGTACTTTCATTGTGAAGATTCCACTTTTAACCTAG
- a CDS encoding DUF3244 domain-containing protein: protein MKNVFILILGLLAGTVSFAQTQPGNAPETSVSITTDQKLKLIVGREETTATITMRDENGHIIYTDKVGLQNGLYQKFDIAQLNEGTYELAISVGNDTVVKSFVIESQPAHKLVAFRS, encoded by the coding sequence ATGAAAAATGTATTCATCCTGATACTAGGCCTCCTGGCTGGAACTGTATCATTCGCCCAAACACAACCTGGCAATGCCCCCGAAACAAGCGTGAGCATTACAACTGACCAAAAGCTTAAACTTATTGTCGGTCGCGAGGAAACAACAGCAACGATTACCATGCGTGACGAAAATGGGCATATAATCTATACGGATAAAGTAGGGCTCCAGAATGGGCTTTATCAAAAATTCGACATTGCTCAACTCAATGAAGGCACTTATGAACTGGCCATTTCGGTTGGCAATGACACGGTCGTCAAATCATTCGTCATTGAATCCCAGCCTGCCCATAAATTAGTTGCCTTCCGCTCATAA
- a CDS encoding SdiA-regulated domain-containing protein, with the protein MNRLILGVILLLIGCGPSSKKNETTQAGTLAPTFKLPYQLTAPDENYTMPKKLEEISGLTYYKDDQLLCVQDEEAVVYVYDTKKKDVVKDFGFGGYGDFEGIEYVNGEIYVLESNGNLFRFKPESTQIGRTKTDLPKKTEVEGLGYDPKTKRLLIAVKNGGPSSDKTVYSFDLLNKAVFKDMSLNDDQLNGAGIDPKTYKPSGIAVHPITGEWYILTSAGKRLIITSRQAKIIYSEPLDPKQFRQPEGICFAPNGDLFIASEGDGKKGYILKFNYKK; encoded by the coding sequence ATGAATCGTCTAATTCTGGGAGTAATATTGTTGTTGATCGGTTGCGGTCCTTCATCGAAAAAAAATGAAACAACCCAGGCTGGCACACTCGCCCCAACCTTCAAGCTGCCCTATCAACTGACAGCTCCCGATGAGAACTATACAATGCCCAAAAAACTGGAAGAAATATCGGGGCTAACCTATTACAAGGATGACCAGTTGCTCTGTGTACAGGATGAAGAAGCGGTTGTATACGTCTATGATACCAAAAAGAAGGATGTCGTAAAGGATTTTGGCTTTGGCGGTTATGGTGATTTCGAAGGCATTGAATACGTAAACGGAGAGATCTACGTCCTGGAAAGCAACGGGAATCTATTTCGGTTTAAACCCGAATCGACTCAGATTGGTCGTACTAAAACCGATCTACCCAAAAAGACGGAAGTTGAAGGGCTGGGGTATGATCCGAAAACGAAACGGTTGCTGATTGCGGTTAAAAATGGCGGCCCTTCGAGCGATAAAACCGTTTATTCCTTCGATTTGCTGAATAAGGCCGTTTTTAAAGACATGAGCTTGAATGATGATCAACTCAATGGAGCCGGAATTGATCCCAAAACCTACAAGCCTTCAGGAATAGCCGTGCACCCGATTACGGGTGAATGGTACATTCTGACATCGGCGGGTAAACGCCTGATCATTACCAGTCGGCAGGCTAAAATTATTTACTCCGAGCCTCTTGACCCTAAACAATTCCGCCAGCCCGAAGGCATCTGCTTCGCGCCCAACGGCGACCTGTTTATTGCCAGTGAAGGCGACGGAAAGAAAGGCTATATTCTGAAGTTCAATTATAAAAAGTAA
- a CDS encoding GntR family transcriptional regulator — MQLTINERSSIPKYRQIVDAVLHGIETGALHRDEQLPSINELSEEFYLARDTVEKAYKVLKKEGVIQAVRGKGYFIRREGPDQLRVLLIMNKLSAYKKIIYYALLDELGAGAVVDLRLHHHDAAQFAQLIRESQGEYNYYVVMPHFYEQAATASTQPANVQTLLAEIPSDKLVLLDKDLPDLKGNHIAVFQQFDRDLYEALESGADLLEKYRKLLLVFPKDVRYPPEIVRGFRNYAVHHRKDFAILATTVNHIIEPETAYIVLEDSDLAELVRQAKRQNLMLGRDVGILSFNETPLKEVLADGITVVSTDHEQMGRTAAQLMLDHRPEKVKNPFKLIRRGSL; from the coding sequence ATGCAATTGACCATTAATGAACGCTCCAGCATTCCCAAATATCGGCAGATTGTTGATGCTGTCCTGCACGGGATTGAAACGGGAGCCTTACATCGCGATGAACAATTACCGTCCATTAACGAACTGAGCGAGGAGTTCTATCTGGCGCGGGATACTGTCGAAAAAGCGTATAAGGTTCTAAAAAAAGAGGGTGTAATTCAGGCCGTTCGGGGAAAAGGGTATTTTATCCGGCGTGAAGGCCCCGATCAGTTACGGGTGCTGCTGATCATGAATAAGCTCAGCGCCTATAAGAAAATTATTTATTACGCCCTGCTCGACGAATTAGGGGCTGGTGCTGTGGTTGATTTACGATTACACCACCACGATGCTGCCCAGTTTGCCCAGTTGATCCGGGAGAGCCAGGGGGAGTACAATTATTATGTTGTGATGCCCCATTTCTACGAGCAGGCTGCTACAGCATCCACCCAGCCAGCCAATGTGCAGACGTTACTGGCTGAAATTCCATCCGATAAGCTGGTGTTATTAGACAAGGACTTGCCCGATCTGAAAGGCAATCACATCGCAGTCTTTCAGCAGTTTGACCGGGATTTATACGAAGCGCTGGAATCGGGTGCCGACCTGCTCGAAAAATACCGGAAGCTCTTATTGGTATTCCCCAAAGATGTGCGCTACCCACCCGAGATTGTCCGGGGATTCAGAAATTATGCCGTGCATCATCGTAAGGATTTTGCGATTTTAGCCACTACGGTCAATCATATCATTGAGCCTGAAACTGCTTATATCGTACTGGAAGACAGCGATCTTGCTGAGCTAGTCCGGCAGGCAAAACGCCAGAATCTCATGCTAGGCCGCGATGTTGGCATTCTGTCATTTAACGAAACGCCCCTCAAAGAAGTCCTGGCCGATGGTATCACTGTCGTTTCAACCGATCACGAGCAGATGGGTCGAACAGCCGCCCAACTCATGCTTGACCATCGTCCTGAAAAGGTAAAAAATCCCTTTAAACTTATTCGAAGAGGCTCGTTATAA
- a CDS encoding S66 peptidase family protein — MPTRRSLLKTTVLAPFLSVTDVQPTTIKPARLKPGDTVGLICPAAPAYSRETVQITIESLQALGLQTKVSSHFYDRYGYLAGRDADRAADLNAMFADPSVKMIMAMHGGWGCARLLPLIDYELIRQNPKILIGYSDITALLLAIYTKTGLATMHGPVGAVTWNAFTVDWLRQVLMDGQVVTFQNPTKKDDNLTQTKDRIMTLRSGIAQGQLVGGNLTVLSHLIGSAYIPDWKGKILFVEDTHEDIYSIDRMLTHLKLAGVLSQLAGFVFGKCSSCEPGSGGYGSLTFEDVLTDHIIPLNVPAFSGSMIGHITDKFTVPLGINAEIDAAKGTIRLLERAVI, encoded by the coding sequence ATGCCAACCCGCCGTTCACTGCTCAAAACCACCGTACTCGCCCCGTTTCTTTCCGTAACGGATGTTCAACCAACCACGATCAAACCGGCGCGACTTAAACCGGGCGATACCGTCGGGCTGATTTGTCCGGCAGCACCCGCCTACAGTCGCGAGACGGTACAAATAACCATCGAATCGTTGCAGGCATTGGGGTTGCAGACCAAAGTTTCGTCTCATTTTTATGACCGATACGGTTATCTGGCTGGTCGGGATGCCGACCGGGCGGCCGACCTTAATGCCATGTTTGCCGACCCATCGGTGAAAATGATTATGGCCATGCATGGTGGTTGGGGATGCGCCCGCCTGTTGCCACTGATCGATTATGAGCTAATCCGGCAGAATCCCAAAATTCTGATCGGCTATAGTGACATTACGGCTCTTTTATTGGCGATATACACGAAAACGGGACTGGCTACCATGCATGGCCCTGTTGGTGCAGTTACGTGGAATGCGTTCACCGTTGATTGGTTGCGGCAGGTACTCATGGATGGGCAAGTAGTCACTTTTCAGAATCCGACAAAAAAGGATGATAACCTGACCCAGACTAAAGACCGCATCATGACACTTCGTTCAGGAATCGCTCAGGGGCAACTCGTCGGCGGAAACCTGACCGTGTTATCACATCTGATCGGGTCAGCGTATATACCCGACTGGAAAGGTAAAATTCTGTTTGTAGAAGATACGCACGAAGATATTTACAGTATAGACCGGATGCTAACTCACTTAAAACTGGCCGGTGTTTTGTCGCAGCTTGCGGGATTTGTCTTTGGCAAGTGTTCTTCCTGCGAGCCGGGTAGTGGCGGCTATGGTTCACTGACGTTTGAAGACGTGTTGACCGATCATATTATTCCGTTGAATGTACCTGCTTTTTCCGGGTCGATGATTGGCCATATCACCGATAAGTTTACGGTGCCCCTCGGCATCAATGCAGAAATAGATGCTGCTAAAGGTACCATTCGATTATTGGAGCGCGCAGTTATATAA
- a CDS encoding AI-2E family transporter, whose protein sequence is MGSDLSRPHYHQFSHSLLSLAILTAGIYLGQDILVPLAMAGLLAVLLRPVEDRLIRLGMHKVIAISLALLLAVIVMSGVTVVLSMQIADFTDDIPKFRQNINDVYHDVQRWIRREYNVSYRQQNNYMQKAQAQTLNSLQSPDALGVIAGPLGTLTLVPIYVFLLLYYRTMLLHFVVVLFPEKHTLRVREVLGEIKGVIQSYMVGLLIETVVVAVLNSVGLLLLGVQYAVLLGIMAAILNLVPYIGGLVATALTVLITFSNQPELTILLGVVGVFLFVQFIDNNVLVPLIVASKVRVNALVSIVGVLIGGAVAGVSGMFLSIPAIAIMKVIFDRVDSLRAWGVLLGDQTPEEAGSNLFRLPKRRRKVAIDETSS, encoded by the coding sequence ATGGGCTCTGACCTCTCGCGTCCTCATTACCACCAGTTCTCACACTCATTACTGTCGCTTGCCATCCTGACTGCGGGTATTTATCTGGGGCAGGATATTCTGGTTCCGCTTGCTATGGCAGGACTTCTGGCCGTTTTGTTGCGTCCTGTCGAAGATCGACTTATCCGGTTAGGCATGCATAAAGTCATTGCCATTAGTCTGGCCCTCTTGCTGGCAGTTATTGTTATGTCAGGAGTGACCGTGGTATTGTCCATGCAGATTGCCGATTTTACCGACGACATTCCTAAGTTTCGTCAGAATATCAATGATGTGTATCACGATGTTCAGCGGTGGATTCGACGCGAATACAACGTCAGTTATCGGCAACAGAATAATTACATGCAAAAAGCGCAGGCACAAACCCTGAATAGTTTGCAAAGCCCTGATGCATTGGGCGTTATTGCCGGGCCACTTGGTACATTAACGCTGGTTCCGATCTACGTTTTTCTGTTGCTCTATTACCGAACAATGCTACTGCATTTTGTGGTTGTTCTTTTCCCCGAAAAACACACCCTACGTGTGCGGGAAGTACTGGGCGAAATTAAGGGAGTCATCCAAAGCTATATGGTTGGATTGCTGATCGAAACGGTTGTCGTTGCCGTGCTCAATTCGGTCGGATTACTGCTGTTGGGTGTTCAATACGCTGTCTTACTGGGAATTATGGCCGCCATCCTGAACCTGGTTCCTTATATTGGCGGATTGGTAGCAACCGCCCTGACGGTATTGATAACGTTTAGCAACCAGCCCGAATTAACGATTCTGTTGGGTGTGGTTGGCGTGTTTCTCTTTGTTCAGTTTATTGATAACAACGTACTTGTGCCGTTGATTGTGGCCTCTAAAGTGCGGGTTAATGCACTCGTGTCAATCGTTGGTGTACTGATTGGTGGCGCAGTGGCGGGTGTTTCAGGAATGTTTCTGTCTATTCCGGCAATCGCGATCATGAAAGTTATTTTCGACCGGGTCGATAGCTTGCGGGCCTGGGGAGTTCTTTTGGGCGATCAGACGCCGGAAGAAGCGGGTAGTAACCTGTTCCGGTTACCCAAACGCAGGCGAAAAGTAGCCATTGACGAAACCAGTTCTTAG
- a CDS encoding nitrilase-related carbon-nitrogen hydrolase: MSYKALALQLTCQTINAYQTRDEAEAVMLQTIERLEKQLAASINFIGRDTLLVVVPEYFLTGFPITETTHQWREKAALEIDGRIYEAISAMVQRQQIYFSGNAYEQDPFFPELYFQTSFIIGPNGDVLLRYRRLNSMLSPTPHDVWELYLDAYGYDSLFPVVKTNIGNLACLASEDILYPEVARCLAIRGAEVLLHSTSEIGSPLLTQRKVAKMARAIENMSYVVSANSAGIADSPLPMGTTDAGSKIVDPKGLVLAEAGYGESMVANADIDLAALREFRQRPAAANLLARQRFELFAESYAKHNIYPPDTLLSQPAERQHFIRTQQEVIKKLYS, encoded by the coding sequence ATGTCTTACAAAGCCCTCGCCCTTCAGCTAACTTGCCAGACTATTAATGCCTACCAGACCCGCGACGAAGCCGAAGCGGTCATGCTTCAGACCATTGAACGTCTTGAAAAACAACTAGCCGCTTCCATTAATTTCATTGGCCGCGACACACTGCTGGTTGTTGTTCCCGAATATTTTCTGACGGGTTTCCCGATAACCGAAACCACTCATCAGTGGCGCGAAAAAGCGGCACTGGAGATTGATGGACGTATTTACGAAGCCATCAGTGCAATGGTTCAGCGTCAGCAGATTTACTTTTCGGGGAACGCTTACGAACAAGACCCTTTTTTCCCGGAGCTTTATTTCCAAACCAGCTTTATTATCGGTCCCAACGGTGATGTATTGCTACGATATCGTCGACTGAACTCGATGTTGTCGCCCACTCCACATGATGTTTGGGAGTTGTACCTGGATGCCTACGGCTACGATTCGCTGTTTCCTGTAGTTAAAACCAATATTGGAAACCTGGCCTGCCTTGCCTCAGAAGATATTTTATATCCAGAAGTCGCTCGCTGTTTAGCCATCAGAGGGGCTGAAGTTCTGTTGCATTCCACGTCGGAAATTGGAAGCCCATTGCTTACTCAACGAAAAGTGGCCAAGATGGCGCGGGCCATTGAAAATATGTCCTATGTTGTATCCGCCAATTCGGCCGGTATAGCCGACAGTCCGCTTCCAATGGGTACGACAGACGCCGGTTCTAAAATTGTGGACCCCAAAGGACTTGTACTGGCCGAAGCGGGCTATGGTGAGAGCATGGTCGCCAACGCCGACATTGACCTGGCGGCCTTACGGGAATTTCGTCAACGTCCGGCAGCGGCTAACTTACTGGCCCGTCAGCGATTTGAACTTTTCGCAGAAAGCTACGCGAAGCATAACATCTATCCGCCCGATACACTCTTAAGTCAGCCTGCCGAACGACAACATTTTATCCGAACCCAGCAGGAGGTTATAAAAAAACTATACAGCTAA